A single region of the Bacteroides luhongzhouii genome encodes:
- a CDS encoding MATE family efflux transporter has translation MINKYEARLGTERMLPLVFKMALPAVIAQFVNLLYSMVDRIYIGHIPGIGTDALAGVGVTTSLVILISSFSAIVGGGGAPLAAMALGQGDRLRAGKILGNGFVLLILFTLFTSFIAYTFMEPILLFTGASENTLEYAVDYLSIYLLGTVFVEISTGLNSFINAQGRPAIAMYSVLIGALLNIILDPIFIFGFDMGVKGAALATVLSQACSAAWVLSFLFSHRASLPLEKRNMRLNRKIVFAMLALGVSPFIMASTESLVGFVLNSSLKNFGDIYVSALTILQSAMQFASVPLTGFALGFVPIISYNYGHGDKQRVKDCFRIVMITMFSFNLVLMLLMILFPTIVASAFTSDERLIETVRWTMPVFLGGMTIFGLQRACQNMFVALGQAKISIFIALLRKVILLIPLALVLPHYMGVTGVYAAEAISDATAAICCTLLFFWQFPKILGRIRENSLPVN, from the coding sequence ATGATAAATAAGTATGAAGCACGGCTAGGTACAGAGCGTATGTTGCCGCTCGTTTTTAAAATGGCGCTTCCCGCAGTAATAGCCCAATTCGTCAATTTGCTGTATAGCATGGTCGACCGTATCTATATCGGACATATTCCGGGTATTGGTACTGATGCGTTGGCTGGGGTAGGAGTGACGACTTCTCTTGTTATACTGATTTCTTCTTTCTCGGCAATTGTGGGAGGAGGGGGTGCGCCATTGGCAGCCATGGCACTGGGACAGGGCGACCGTCTGCGCGCCGGAAAAATTTTGGGGAATGGCTTTGTCTTATTGATACTATTCACCCTGTTCACTTCGTTCATCGCATATACCTTTATGGAACCGATTCTGCTTTTTACGGGTGCTTCGGAAAATACGTTGGAATATGCGGTTGATTACCTTTCCATCTATTTATTAGGAACCGTTTTCGTTGAAATATCTACAGGACTGAATAGCTTCATTAATGCACAGGGACGGCCAGCCATTGCAATGTATTCCGTCTTGATCGGTGCCTTATTGAATATTATTCTTGATCCTATTTTCATTTTTGGGTTTGATATGGGAGTGAAAGGAGCAGCTTTGGCTACTGTATTGTCTCAAGCATGTAGTGCGGCGTGGGTATTGAGTTTTCTCTTTTCCCATCGTGCTTCCTTACCTTTGGAAAAGCGCAATATGCGGTTGAACCGGAAGATTGTATTTGCCATGTTAGCTTTGGGAGTATCTCCATTTATAATGGCAAGTACGGAGAGCCTGGTTGGTTTTGTATTGAATAGCAGTCTGAAAAATTTTGGAGATATTTATGTCAGCGCATTGACTATCTTGCAAAGTGCGATGCAGTTTGCAAGTGTTCCGTTAACCGGTTTTGCGCTGGGATTTGTTCCGATTATCAGTTATAATTATGGTCATGGTGATAAACAACGTGTGAAAGACTGTTTTCGTATTGTGATGATAACTATGTTTTCATTTAATCTGGTATTGATGCTGCTTATGATCTTGTTTCCTACGATTGTTGCATCTGCTTTTACAAGTGATGAAAGACTGATAGAAACAGTCCGCTGGACAATGCCTGTTTTCTTGGGCGGTATGACTATTTTCGGATTACAGCGAGCCTGCCAAAATATGTTTGTAGCCTTGGGACAAGCAAAAATATCTATTTTTATTGCTTTGTTGCGTAAAGTGATTCTACTGATTCCATTGGCATTGGTACTACCACATTATATGGGAGTAACTGGTGTATATGCAGCCGAAGCAATATCTGATGCCACTGCGGCAATTTGCTGTACTTTGTTGTTCTTTTGGCAGTTTCCCAAAATATTGGGAAGGATTCGGGAAAATTCTCTGCCTGTGAACTGA
- a CDS encoding glycoside hydrolase family 5 protein: protein MKHILLLFMLPTIIFLNSCTSGKPMEGNIVKFVTISGQDLVRPDGSKLFIKGTNLGNWLNPEGYMFRFNKTNSGRFINEMFCQMVGADFTAEFWKAFKDNYITRDDIRFIKESGANTIRLPFHYKLFTDEDYMGLTVAQDGFARVDSVVNWCREEGLYLILDMHDAPGGQTGDNIDDSYGYPWLFESEDSQKLYCDIWRRIADYYKNEPVILGYELFNEPIAPYFPNMEEMNSKLEGIYKIGTAAIREVDKNHIILLGGSQWNGNFRPFKDSTFDDKIMYTCHRYGGEPTKEAIQKIINFRDSVNLPMYMGEIGHNTDEWQAAFCQVMRENNIGYTFWPYKKMDGSSFVGITPPENWDKIVTFSEAPRSSYKEIRNARPEQEMVRKAMMDFIDACKFRNCIVQEGYICSLGMNN, encoded by the coding sequence ATGAAACACATTCTCTTATTATTTATGCTTCCGACAATTATCTTTTTGAATAGTTGTACTTCAGGAAAGCCAATGGAAGGTAACATTGTTAAATTTGTTACGATTAGTGGACAAGATCTGGTTCGGCCAGATGGAAGTAAATTGTTTATCAAAGGAACAAATCTGGGCAACTGGCTAAATCCTGAAGGTTATATGTTTCGCTTTAATAAAACGAATTCAGGACGATTTATTAATGAGATGTTTTGTCAAATGGTGGGGGCAGACTTTACAGCCGAATTTTGGAAGGCTTTTAAAGATAATTATATTACACGTGATGATATACGTTTCATTAAGGAAAGTGGCGCTAACACTATTCGCTTGCCTTTTCATTACAAGCTTTTTACGGATGAAGATTATATGGGACTGACAGTGGCACAGGATGGGTTCGCACGTGTAGATTCTGTTGTAAACTGGTGTCGTGAAGAAGGCTTATACTTGATTTTGGATATGCACGATGCACCGGGGGGACAAACTGGTGATAATATTGATGATAGTTATGGTTATCCATGGCTGTTTGAGAGTGAAGACAGCCAAAAGCTATATTGTGATATTTGGCGACGTATTGCCGACTATTATAAGAACGAACCTGTAATTTTGGGGTATGAACTTTTTAATGAACCAATCGCCCCGTATTTTCCTAACATGGAGGAAATGAATAGTAAACTTGAAGGTATTTACAAGATAGGAACGGCTGCAATACGTGAGGTTGACAAGAATCATATTATTTTATTGGGAGGTTCGCAATGGAATGGCAATTTCAGGCCATTCAAAGATTCTACGTTTGATGACAAAATTATGTATACATGCCATCGCTATGGTGGAGAACCGACAAAAGAGGCTATTCAGAAAATTATAAATTTTAGAGATAGTGTGAATTTACCTATGTATATGGGTGAAATAGGTCATAACACTGATGAGTGGCAGGCTGCTTTCTGTCAGGTAATGAGAGAAAATAACATCGGTTATACTTTTTGGCCTTATAAAAAGATGGATGGTTCATCATTTGTCGGAATTACTCCACCGGAAAATTGGGATAAGATTGTTACGTTCTCCGAAGCTCCTCGTAGTAGTTATAAAGAGATCCGTAATGCACGTCCTGAACAAGAAATGGTCCGTAAGGCAATGATGGATTTTATTGATGCATGTAAATTCAGGAATTGTATAGTTCAGGAAGGATATATCTGTTCATTAGGTATGAATAATTGA
- a CDS encoding DUF3795 domain-containing protein translates to MEKINHEFIKGRIAPCGLHCGKCFAFADGDISYYSGQLKKSLGNFDVYAQRFVEMLDEPVFAKYADFKEFLDHLSVATCQGCRKEKCKLFKTCNVRACSEEKQVDYCFQCSCFPCENTGFDEHLYKRFVAINRRMQEIGVEKYYEEVKDLPRY, encoded by the coding sequence ATGGAAAAGATAAATCATGAATTTATTAAGGGGCGTATTGCTCCTTGTGGGCTGCACTGTGGAAAGTGCTTTGCTTTTGCCGATGGAGATATTTCTTACTACAGTGGTCAACTCAAGAAGTCGTTAGGTAATTTTGATGTGTATGCGCAACGTTTCGTAGAGATGCTTGATGAGCCTGTCTTTGCAAAGTATGCGGATTTTAAAGAGTTTTTGGACCATTTATCTGTGGCAACTTGCCAAGGATGCAGGAAAGAAAAATGCAAGTTGTTCAAAACCTGTAATGTTCGTGCATGCAGCGAGGAGAAGCAAGTGGATTATTGCTTCCAGTGTAGTTGCTTCCCTTGTGAGAATACAGGGTTTGATGAGCATTTATACAAGAGATTTGTAGCTATCAACAGACGGATGCAAGAGATTGGAGTGGAAAAATATTATGAAGAGGTAAAGGATTTACCTCGCTATTAG
- a CDS encoding DUF3788 domain-containing protein: MKETLQIPIPKTLEALIGKELYNVWSSLCQLIEQKYNMEQLWNHGGKAWKYEYKYRRGGKTLCALCAKEQAIGFLVILGKDERTKFELQREAFSNETLKIYDETITFHDGKWLMFELKDTSLFNDMERLLSIKRKPNR, from the coding sequence ATGAAAGAAACTTTGCAAATTCCCATTCCCAAAACACTGGAAGCCCTAATAGGTAAAGAACTATATAATGTATGGTCTTCGCTTTGCCAACTTATTGAACAGAAGTACAATATGGAACAATTATGGAATCATGGCGGAAAAGCATGGAAGTATGAATATAAATATCGCAGAGGTGGAAAAACACTTTGCGCCCTATGCGCCAAAGAACAGGCCATCGGTTTTTTGGTCATTTTAGGCAAAGACGAACGTACAAAATTTGAATTACAGCGAGAGGCTTTTTCCAATGAAACACTTAAGATATATGATGAAACGATCACTTTTCATGATGGGAAGTGGCTTATGTTCGAACTAAAAGACACTAGCTTATTTAATGACATGGAACGGCTTCTATCCATCAAACGAAAACCCAATCGATGA
- a CDS encoding glycoside hydrolase family 3 C-terminal domain-containing protein codes for MKIKELILACFFLTVLSVSAQVPVYLDVNKPIEERVQDALARMTLEEKIAMIHAQSKFSSPGVARLGIPEVWTTDGPHGIRPEVLWDEWNQAGWTNDSCIAYPALTCLAATWNPEMSYLYGKSIGEEARYRKKDILLGPGVNIYRTPLNGRNFEYMGEDPYLSATMVVPYIKGVQLNGVAACVKHYALNNQEFNRHTTNVQLSDRALYEIYLPAFKAAVREGRAWAIMGSYNLYLGEHACQNKRLLKDILRDEWGFDGVVVSDWGGVHNTRQAIMNGLDMEFGSWTNGLSNGASNAYDNYYLAFPYLRMIKNGEVGTKELDEKVGNILRLIFRTSMDPNKPFGSLGSPEHRQAGRKIGEEGIVLLQNKNNILPIDLTKAKKIVVVGENAIKMMTVGGGSSSLKVKYEISPLDGLKKRVGSHAEIVYARGYVGDSTGEYNGVKTGQDLKEERAEDELLVEALQVAKDADYVVFFGGLNKSAHQDCEDSDRASFDLPYAQNRVICELAKVNRNLVVVNISGNAVAMPWADEVPAIVQGWFLGSEAGTALASILIGDVNPSGKLPFTFPVKLDDVGAHKLGEYPGNKEELAKSVQKGDTINEVYREDIFVGYRWADKEKIKPLFPFGHGLSYTSFDYSVPSVDKKVITMNDTITFTVTVKNTGNYVGQEVIQLYISDKKSSLLRPVKELKAFKKIRLAPGEEKVVAFTIGKEALSFFDDTKHEWVAEPGKFEALFGSSSRDIRGTVRFELK; via the coding sequence ATGAAAATAAAGGAATTGATATTAGCTTGCTTTTTCCTTACAGTTTTATCTGTATCAGCGCAAGTTCCAGTTTATCTTGATGTGAATAAACCTATTGAAGAACGGGTACAAGATGCGTTGGCCCGCATGACGCTTGAGGAAAAAATTGCAATGATACATGCGCAATCAAAGTTCAGTTCTCCGGGAGTTGCTCGTCTTGGCATTCCTGAAGTCTGGACTACCGACGGTCCTCACGGCATTCGGCCTGAAGTTTTGTGGGACGAGTGGAACCAGGCAGGGTGGACGAACGATTCTTGTATTGCTTATCCGGCTCTGACTTGTCTTGCGGCAACATGGAATCCTGAAATGTCGTATCTCTATGGGAAAAGTATTGGGGAAGAAGCTCGTTACCGGAAAAAAGATATTTTGCTGGGACCTGGTGTAAATATCTATCGGACACCATTAAACGGTCGTAATTTTGAGTACATGGGTGAAGATCCCTACTTGTCTGCTACTATGGTAGTTCCTTATATTAAAGGAGTCCAATTGAACGGAGTTGCAGCTTGTGTGAAACATTATGCGCTGAATAATCAGGAATTCAACCGACATACGACGAATGTACAATTGAGTGACCGCGCTCTTTATGAAATATACTTACCCGCTTTTAAAGCTGCTGTACGGGAAGGCCGGGCTTGGGCAATCATGGGCTCCTATAATCTTTATCTAGGTGAACATGCTTGTCAGAATAAACGGCTACTGAAAGACATTTTGCGTGATGAATGGGGATTTGATGGAGTTGTTGTATCTGATTGGGGTGGTGTGCACAACACTCGTCAGGCTATAATGAATGGTTTGGATATGGAATTCGGTTCCTGGACGAACGGACTTTCTAATGGTGCAAGTAATGCCTATGATAATTATTATTTGGCTTTTCCTTATCTGCGGATGATAAAGAACGGTGAAGTAGGTACCAAGGAACTGGATGAAAAAGTTGGCAATATCCTACGTTTGATATTCCGTACGTCAATGGATCCTAATAAGCCGTTTGGTTCATTGGGTTCTCCGGAGCACAGACAGGCAGGGCGTAAAATAGGAGAAGAAGGTATTGTCTTGTTGCAGAACAAGAACAATATATTGCCCATTGATTTGACAAAAGCAAAAAAGATTGTTGTTGTCGGAGAAAATGCTATAAAGATGATGACCGTAGGTGGTGGCAGTTCTTCTTTGAAAGTGAAATATGAGATATCTCCTTTGGATGGCTTAAAAAAGCGTGTAGGTTCTCATGCTGAAATTGTGTATGCTCGTGGCTATGTAGGTGATTCAACAGGAGAGTATAATGGAGTGAAAACAGGTCAGGACTTGAAAGAAGAACGTGCAGAAGATGAATTGCTGGTTGAGGCTTTACAGGTGGCAAAAGATGCTGATTATGTGGTCTTTTTCGGTGGCTTGAATAAGAGTGCTCATCAGGATTGTGAGGATTCAGATCGTGCTTCCTTTGATTTACCATACGCACAAAATCGGGTTATCTGCGAGTTAGCAAAGGTAAATCGTAATCTGGTAGTGGTTAATATTTCGGGAAATGCTGTTGCTATGCCATGGGCGGATGAAGTTCCTGCTATTGTGCAAGGTTGGTTTTTGGGGTCGGAAGCCGGAACGGCGCTTGCGTCCATATTAATTGGTGATGTAAATCCTTCCGGTAAACTACCATTTACTTTCCCTGTAAAGTTGGATGATGTTGGTGCTCATAAATTGGGTGAATATCCCGGAAATAAAGAAGAGCTGGCAAAGTCGGTTCAGAAAGGTGACACAATAAATGAAGTATATCGTGAAGATATTTTTGTGGGTTATCGCTGGGCGGATAAAGAGAAAATCAAACCGTTATTCCCGTTTGGGCACGGATTGAGTTATACTAGTTTCGATTACTCGGTACCTTCGGTTGATAAGAAAGTGATAACAATGAATGATACAATAACTTTCACAGTCACAGTGAAAAATACAGGGAATTATGTCGGTCAGGAGGTTATTCAATTGTATATCAGTGATAAAAAATCCTCTTTGCTTCGTCCGGTGAAGGAACTGAAAGCCTTCAAGAAAATCAGGCTTGCTCCGGGAGAAGAGAAGGTAGTAGCATTTACTATCGGCAAGGAAGCATTGAGTTTCTTCGATGATACTAAACATGAATGGGTGGCGGAACCTGGTAAATTTGAAGCATTGTTTGGAAGTTCGTCAAGAGATATAAGGGGAACTGTTAGGTTTGAGTTGAAATAA
- a CDS encoding bifunctional helix-turn-helix transcriptional regulator/GNAT family N-acetyltransferase has protein sequence MDFFNQTGKLAIGSRLRMLTDKITVDAAAIYKMFGVDLKPKWFPVFFVLSRGEAKNITSIAKEIGHSHPSVSNIIKEMVVKGLVKEIKDKSDGRRNMVMLSAKGKRMSDSFAEQCIDVTAAIEQITQQTRNDLWKAIEEWENLLQAKSLLERVKEAKKERESKDIKIVPYEPCYQSAFRTLNEEWITAYFRMEEADYKALDHPQEYILDKGGAILVALYKDEPVGVCALCKMDHPLYDYELAKLAVSPKVQGKGIGVLLCEAVVNKAKELGGKRIFIESNTRLKPAIHIYHKLGFKELPEYHTTYERGDIQMELMIEE, from the coding sequence ATGGACTTTTTTAATCAGACAGGCAAGTTAGCCATCGGTAGCAGATTACGTATGTTGACCGATAAAATAACAGTGGATGCAGCCGCAATCTATAAAATGTTTGGAGTAGATCTCAAACCTAAGTGGTTTCCTGTGTTTTTTGTATTATCGCGTGGGGAGGCAAAAAACATTACGTCTATCGCTAAAGAGATTGGTCATTCTCATCCTTCAGTGAGCAATATTATTAAAGAAATGGTAGTTAAAGGATTGGTGAAGGAGATAAAGGACAAATCTGACGGGAGAAGAAATATGGTCATGTTGTCTGCCAAAGGAAAAAGAATGTCCGACTCTTTTGCGGAGCAGTGCATAGATGTTACCGCAGCTATTGAGCAAATCACACAGCAAACCCGGAATGACCTTTGGAAAGCTATCGAAGAATGGGAGAATCTTTTGCAGGCTAAGTCCTTGTTGGAACGGGTGAAGGAAGCAAAAAAAGAACGCGAGAGTAAAGATATAAAAATAGTCCCTTATGAACCTTGTTATCAATCTGCTTTCCGGACTCTTAACGAAGAGTGGATAACTGCTTATTTTCGGATGGAAGAGGCCGATTACAAAGCATTGGACCATCCGCAAGAATATATTTTGGATAAGGGAGGAGCTATTCTAGTGGCTCTTTATAAAGATGAGCCTGTCGGTGTATGCGCTTTGTGTAAGATGGATCATCCTCTTTATGATTATGAGTTGGCCAAACTGGCTGTCAGCCCTAAGGTTCAGGGCAAAGGTATCGGAGTACTACTTTGCGAAGCCGTTGTCAATAAGGCGAAGGAGCTTGGTGGTAAAAGAATCTTTATAGAGAGCAATACACGTTTGAAACCTGCTATTCACATCTATCATAAATTGGGCTTCAAGGAACTTCCCGAATATCATACGACTTATGAGCGGGGAGATATACAGATGGAACTAATGATTGAGGAATGA
- a CDS encoding O-acetylhomoserine aminocarboxypropyltransferase/cysteine synthase family protein gives MATKKLHFETLQVHVGQEQADPATDARAVPIYQTTSYVFHNSAHAAARFGLQDPGNIYGRLTNSTQGVFEQRVAALEGGVAGLAVASGAAAITYAFENITRAGDHIVAAKTIYGGSYNLLAHTLPSYGITTTFVDPSDLSNLEKAIQENTKAVFIETLGNPNSNIIDIEAVAEIAHRHKIPLIIDNTFGTPYLIRPIEHGADIVVHSATKFIGGHGSSLGGVIVDSGKFDWVASGKFPQLTEPDPCYHGVRFVDAAGPAAYAIRIRAILLRDTGATISPFNAFILLQGLETLSLRVERHVENALKVVNFLNNHPKVKKVNHPSLSNHPDHALYQRYFPNGAGSIFTFEVKGGQEEAHRFIDSLEIFSLLANVADVKSLVIHPASTTHSQLNAQELAEQEIYPGTVRLSIGTEHIDDLIADLDQALAKI, from the coding sequence ATGGCAACAAAGAAATTACACTTCGAGACTTTACAGGTTCATGTGGGACAAGAACAAGCAGACCCGGCAACAGATGCCCGCGCAGTACCCATTTACCAGACCACTTCTTATGTATTTCACAACTCCGCCCATGCAGCCGCACGTTTTGGTCTGCAGGACCCGGGAAACATCTATGGCCGTCTGACCAACTCCACGCAAGGAGTTTTTGAACAACGTGTAGCCGCCCTTGAAGGAGGAGTAGCAGGACTGGCAGTGGCTTCAGGAGCTGCCGCTATCACTTATGCTTTCGAGAATATCACTCGCGCAGGCGATCATATTGTGGCAGCCAAAACCATTTACGGAGGAAGTTACAACCTACTGGCACATACCTTGCCCAGCTATGGTATCACAACAACATTCGTTGATCCAAGCGATTTGTCGAACTTAGAAAAAGCTATTCAGGAAAATACGAAAGCCGTATTTATCGAAACCTTGGGAAATCCGAATTCAAATATCATTGATATAGAAGCAGTGGCAGAAATAGCCCACCGCCACAAAATACCTTTGATTATTGACAACACATTCGGAACTCCGTATTTAATCCGCCCTATCGAACACGGAGCAGATATCGTAGTACATTCCGCAACAAAGTTCATTGGCGGACACGGTTCTTCATTGGGAGGAGTCATTGTGGATTCAGGCAAATTCGACTGGGTAGCTTCCGGCAAATTCCCACAGCTGACCGAACCCGATCCATGCTATCATGGCGTACGCTTTGTCGACGCAGCCGGTCCGGCTGCCTATGCAATCCGTATCCGTGCCATTTTGCTGCGCGATACAGGAGCTACCATCAGCCCATTCAACGCTTTTATCCTGCTGCAAGGTCTGGAAACTCTTTCCTTGCGTGTAGAGCGTCATGTGGAAAATGCATTGAAGGTAGTGAATTTCTTAAACAATCACCCGAAAGTAAAGAAAGTGAATCACCCGTCATTATCCAACCATCCTGACCATGCACTGTATCAACGTTATTTTCCGAACGGTGCCGGTTCTATCTTCACTTTCGAGGTAAAAGGCGGACAAGAAGAGGCACACCGTTTCATCGACAGTCTGGAGATTTTCTCCCTGCTTGCCAATGTGGCTGACGTGAAATCATTGGTGATCCACCCGGCGAGCACCACCCATTCACAACTCAATGCCCAAGAGCTAGCCGAACAGGAAATTTATCCAGGCACCGTACGCCTATCCATCGGAACAGAACATATTGATGACCTGATTGCGGATTTGGATCAGGCACTTGCCAAAATCTAA
- a CDS encoding Lrp/AsnC family transcriptional regulator — MDTFDKLDKVDLQILRTLQENARLTTKELAARVSLSSTPVFERLKRLESGGYIKKYIAVLDAEKLNQGFVVFCSVKLRRLNRDIAAEFTRIIQDIPEVTECYNISGSYDYLLKIHAPNMKYYQEFILNVLGTIDSLGSLESTFVMAEVKHQYGIHI, encoded by the coding sequence ATGGATACTTTTGATAAGCTGGATAAAGTAGATTTGCAAATACTCCGTACTTTGCAAGAGAATGCCCGATTGACAACGAAAGAGTTGGCTGCGCGGGTGAGTCTTTCTTCAACTCCTGTTTTTGAACGTCTTAAACGGTTGGAGAGTGGGGGTTATATAAAGAAGTACATTGCCGTATTGGATGCGGAGAAACTGAATCAAGGATTCGTCGTGTTCTGCAGTGTGAAGCTTAGACGCTTGAACAGGGATATAGCGGCAGAGTTTACACGGATCATACAGGACATTCCTGAAGTCACCGAATGTTATAACATATCAGGAAGTTATGATTATCTGTTGAAGATTCACGCTCCCAACATGAAATACTATCAGGAGTTTATTCTGAATGTGTTGGGGACGATTGATAGTTTGGGATCACTGGAAAGTACATTTGTGATGGCAGAAGTGAAGCATCAATATGGGATACATATTTAG
- a CDS encoding CatB-related O-acetyltransferase, which yields MNSNIYPRSNDFQTIYLNTVIKNPAIIVGDYTIYNDFVNDPVLFEKNNVLYHYPINKDRLIIGKFCSIACGAKFLFNSANHTLNSLSNYTFPIFFEEWNLDKGDVTSAWDNKGDIVIGNDVWIGYEAVIMAGVHIGNGAVIASRAVVTKDVPPYTIVGGTPAREIRKRFDEQTIVRLQELQWWDWSVEKISEYIPDITGGKIEELMKR from the coding sequence ATGAATTCGAACATATATCCTCGTTCTAATGATTTTCAGACTATTTACCTGAATACGGTGATTAAGAATCCTGCTATTATCGTAGGTGATTATACAATATACAATGACTTTGTAAATGATCCGGTTCTTTTTGAGAAGAACAATGTCTTATATCATTATCCGATTAATAAAGACCGCTTGATAATAGGAAAATTCTGCTCCATAGCCTGTGGAGCTAAGTTTCTTTTCAATAGTGCAAACCACACATTGAATTCTTTATCCAATTATACGTTTCCTATCTTTTTTGAGGAATGGAATTTAGATAAGGGAGATGTTACTTCTGCCTGGGATAATAAAGGGGATATAGTAATAGGTAATGATGTATGGATTGGATATGAAGCTGTTATCATGGCAGGAGTACACATCGGGAATGGAGCAGTCATTGCGTCGCGGGCAGTGGTTACTAAAGATGTTCCTCCTTATACAATAGTAGGCGGAACGCCAGCCAGGGAGATTCGGAAACGTTTTGATGAGCAAACGATTGTCCGATTGCAAGAATTGCAATGGTGGGATTGGAGTGTCGAAAAGATCTCCGAATATATACCTGATATTACAGGTGGAAAGATAGAAGAACTGATGAAAAGATAA
- a CDS encoding glycoside hydrolase family 18 protein, with amino-acid sequence MKKNYYVFITWITTVILYCLPLHTNAAKKNAPVVVAYVTSWSHILPDPEVVTHINYAFGHINENFNEIGIANEERLRTIVKLKKKKPTLKILLSIGGWGSGRFSEMAASAKHRAEFAADCKRIIHEYNLDGIDIDWEYPTSKAAGISASPEDTSNYTQMMKEIRKAIGKKKLLTLASVASGQYIDFTAIKPYIDFVNIMTYDIANPPYHHASLFRSVFTHGISCEEAVEAHVRAGIPIHHLVLGIPFYGHGKESITNFINYKDIVKLIDNGMYIRKWDAQAKVPYLVNTDGKMVCTYEDTESIDRKCLFIREKGMLGAMYWDYDGDDAQGTLRKAVYKGVKRKNKGGL; translated from the coding sequence ATGAAAAAAAATTATTATGTATTTATCACATGGATTACTACTGTAATCCTTTACTGTCTTCCACTCCATACAAATGCCGCAAAAAAGAATGCTCCGGTAGTTGTCGCATACGTCACCTCATGGAGTCATATCCTTCCCGACCCGGAAGTAGTCACGCACATCAACTACGCCTTCGGGCATATCAATGAAAACTTCAACGAGATAGGTATTGCCAACGAAGAACGATTACGAACGATTGTCAAATTGAAAAAAAAGAAACCAACCCTGAAGATACTTCTTTCCATCGGTGGATGGGGCAGCGGACGTTTCAGCGAAATGGCCGCATCAGCCAAACATCGGGCTGAATTTGCGGCAGACTGCAAACGGATAATTCACGAATACAATCTGGATGGTATCGACATCGACTGGGAATACCCTACCAGCAAAGCTGCCGGTATCTCTGCTTCTCCTGAAGACACCTCAAACTACACTCAGATGATGAAAGAAATACGCAAAGCCATTGGAAAGAAGAAACTACTGACACTAGCCTCAGTAGCAAGCGGACAGTACATTGACTTTACCGCAATCAAACCATACATAGACTTTGTCAATATCATGACCTACGACATTGCCAATCCGCCCTACCACCATGCGTCACTGTTTCGTTCCGTTTTTACGCATGGGATATCTTGCGAGGAAGCTGTAGAGGCGCACGTAAGGGCAGGCATACCTATTCATCACCTGGTGCTCGGTATCCCTTTCTATGGTCATGGCAAAGAAAGTATTACCAATTTTATCAATTATAAGGATATTGTTAAACTGATTGATAACGGTATGTACATTAGAAAATGGGACGCACAGGCCAAAGTTCCTTATCTTGTGAATACGGACGGGAAGATGGTATGCACATACGAAGATACCGAATCCATTGACAGGAAATGCCTGTTTATCCGTGAAAAAGGTATGCTGGGCGCAATGTATTGGGATTATGACGGAGACGATGCACAAGGAACACTACGAAAAGCAGTATATAAAGGAGTGAAGAGAAAAAATAAAGGCGGTTTATAA